A single genomic interval of Macadamia integrifolia cultivar HAES 741 chromosome 6, SCU_Mint_v3, whole genome shotgun sequence harbors:
- the LOC122081886 gene encoding glutamate receptor 3.4-like isoform X2 yields the protein MEKDVVAVIGPQSSGIAHVISHVVNELQVPLLSFAATDPTLAALQYPYFLRTTQSDYFQMYAIADLVEYYGWREVIAIYVDDDYGRGGISVLGDALAKKLSKISYKAAFPPGASRSTISDLLVGVNLMESRAYIVHVNPDSGLTVFSVAKSLGMMSSGYVWIATDWLPSVLDSSEPVDPDTMDLLQGVVALRHHTPDSGIRKNFISRWSDLQRKGNATSSLNSYGLYAYDSVWLVAHALEEFLSEGGNISFSNDPSLHDAKGSSLNLLGLRLFEGGQKLLQKLTVMNFTGLIGQVQFDSNKNLIQPAYDIINIAGTGSRRVGYWSNYSHLSVIAPEILYKKPPNTSTSNQQLYSIIWPGETSTTPRGWVFPNNGQPLRIGVPNRVTYKQFLAKDNNPSGVRGFCIDVFEAAVNLLHYPVPHTYILYGNGYRNPNFDELVTMVSENNFDAAVGDITIVTNRTRIVDFTQPYIESGLIVVAPVKKIKSSAWAFLKPFTFQMWCVTGAFFLFVGAVVWILEHRINAEFRGPPRQQLVTVFWFSFSTMFFSHRENTVSTLGRFVLIIWLFVVLIINSSYTASLTSILTVQQLSSQIEGIDSLISSSDPIGIQDGSFARNYLIDELNIAESRIVTLKSEENYLDALQRGPKYGGVAAIVDELPYVEVFLSDSNCKFQTVGQVFTKSGWGFAFQRDSPLAVDLSTAILTLSENGDLQRIHDKWLSRNLCSAQSSQVDSNRLSLKSFWGLFLICGTACFIALIVFFTRVFCQYRKYGPDDEVGEDDEVEGDRPNNSSRRPFRSTSFKNLIEFVDKKEEEILKKKKASFSKQQCSSQSLDGQSSSPS from the exons ATGGAGAAAGATGTGGTTGCGGTAATTGGTCCCCAATCCTCAGGAATAGCTCATGTCATCTCTCATGTTGTTAATGAACTCCAAGTTCCACTTCTTTCGTTTGCAGCCACAGATCCCACTCTTGCCGCACTACAGTACCCCTACTTCCTCCGTACTACACAGAGTGACTATTTCCAGATGTATGCAATAGCAGATTTGGTTGAATATTATGGATGGAGAGAGGTCATTGCTATCTATGTGGATGATGATTATGGGAGAGGGGGGATATCTGTGTTGGGTGATGCTCTAGCAAAGAAACTTTCAAAGATATCCTACAAAGCTGCCTTTCCTCCAGGGGCCTCCAGAAGCACAATTAGTGATCTCTTAGTTGGGGTAAATCTGATGGAATCTCGTGCTTATATTGTACATGTGAATCCGGATTCTGGTCTGACAGTTTTCTCTGTTGCAAAGTCTCTCGGGATGATGAGTAGCGGCTACGTGTGGATTGCAACAGATTGGCTTCCTTCTGTTTTGGATTCATCAGAACCAGTAGACCCTGACACTATGGATCTCTTGCAAGGGGTTGTTGCCCTCCGTCATCATACACCAGATTCTGGTATCAGAAAGAATTTTATATCTCGGTGGAGTGACTTACAACGCAAAGGGAATGCTACCTCAAGCTTGAATTCGTATGGACTCTATGCTTATGATTCTGTTTGGTTAGTTGCTCATGCTCTTGAAGAGTTTCTCAGTGAGGGAGGGAatatttctttctctaatgatCCAAGCTTGCATGATGCAAAGGGAAGCTCATTGAACTTATTGGGACTCCGTTTGTTTGAAGGCGGTCAGAAGTTACTTCAGAAACTGACTGTGATGAACTTTACAGGTTTAATTGGGCAGGTTCAATTTGATTCAAACAAGAATTTGATCCAACCGGCATATGATATTATTAACATTGCTGGGACTGGGTCCCGCAGGGTTGGATATTGGTCAAATTATTCACATCTCTCAGTTATTGCTCCAGAGATCCTATATAAGAAGCCCCCAAACACTTCTACCAGTAACCAACAGCTTTACAGCATAATTTGGCCTGGAGAAACTTCGACTACGCCACGTGGGTGGGTGTTTCCCAACAATGGGCAACCTTTGAGGATTGGGGTTCCTAACCGAGTAACATACAAGCAATTTTTGGCAAAGGACAACAACCCCAGCGGGGTGAGGGGTTTCTGTATTGATGTCTTTGAAGCTGCTGTGAATTTGTTGCACTATCCTGTTCCACACACATACATATTATATGGGAATGGTTATAGGAACCCTAATTTTGATGAGCTTGTGACAATGGTCTCTGAAAAT aattttgatgcagCTGTTGGAGATATAACCATTGTTACAAATAGGACAAGAATTGTGGATTTCACTCAGCCCTACATCGAATCTGGCCTTATTGTGGTTGCTCCTGTAAAAAAGATTAAGTCCAGTGCTTGGGCTTTCCTAAAGCCATTTACATTTCAAATGTGGTGTGTCACTGGTGCTTTCTTTCTGTTTGTGGGAGCAGTTGTTTGGATTCTTGAACATCGGATAAATGCTGAATTTCGTGGTCCACCGAGGCAGCAGCTTGTAACAGTTTTTTG GTTCAGTTTCTCTACAATGTTTTTTTCCCACC GAGAGAACACTGTTAGCACCCTTGGACGTTTTGTGCTGATCATATGGCTCTTTGTAGTACTTATTATCAATTCAAGCTACACAGCTAGCTTGACATCCATTCTCACAGTGCAGCAGTTGTCATCCCAGATTGAAGGGATTGACAGCTTGATCTCTAGCTCTGACCCTATTGGCATTCAGGATGGGTCATTTGCAAGGAACTATTTGATCGATGAGCTTAACATTGCGGAATCCAGGATCGTGACCCTAAAATCTGAGGAAAATTATTTGGATGCTCTTCAGCGTGGACCCAAATATGGTGGGGTTGCTGCTATTGTTGATGAACTTCCTTATGTTGAGGTCTTCCTGTCTGACAGCAACTGCAAATTCCAGACTGTGGGGCAAGTGTTTACAAAAAGTGGTTGGGGTTTT GCATTCCAGAGGGATTCTCCTCTTGCAGTGGACTTGTCAACAGCAATCCTTACACTCTCAGAGAACGGTGACCTCCAAAGGATCCATGATAAATGGTTGTCCCGTAACCTCTGCTCTGCACAAAGCAGCCAAGTTGATTCGAACCGTCTCTCTCTCAAGAGTTTCTGGGGCCTCTTCCTGATTTGTGGCACTGCATGCTTCATTgctcttattgtattttttacaCGTGTCTTTTGTCAGTATCGGAAGTATGGTCCAGATGATGAGGTAGGGGaggatgatgaagttgaaggaGACAGACCCAATAATAGTTCTCGGCGCCCTTTCCGCTCGACCAGCTTCAAGAACTTAATTGAGTTTGTTgataagaaagaagaggagatcctgaagaagaagaaagccagTTTTAGCAAACAACAATGTTCTAGTCAAAGCTTAGATGGACAGTCCAGTTCACCTTCTTGA
- the LOC122082364 gene encoding glutamate receptor 3.7-like: MASVVHTSFLIFICIILNGFVHCQRPPVVNVGVVFTFDSVIGRAAKGAMEAAAADINKDSSILNGTQLNLIMADAKCSVFMGSIGVFQVIEKGVVAIIGPQSSGIAHMISSIANGLQVPLISFAATDPTLSALQFPFFIRSTQSDYSQMAAMADLIYYYGWKRVIAVYVDDDYGRNGISALDDALAEKMSKISYKVAFPPGAKPGQIADLLNNSKLVGPRVYVVHVSPDSGLTIFSIAQQLQMMTSDYVWFATDWLSTKLDSLSYVNQALLLPLQGVVGLRQHIPQSSLQKAFVSHWRELYRKSLVSSGLNAYGLYAYDAVWAVARSIDAFLNEDRDITFSFNKNLHDMNTSLQLEKLKTFDGGTDLLNKLLWTNFTGLTGAVQFDADRNLIGGGYEIINVDKAALRRIGYWSNYSGLSVVVPETLEQGQHSYSQLDQKLSNVTWPGQKTENPRGWVIADNERPLRIGVPKRISFVEFVAENNHSNKIEGYCIDVFNAARELIPYDIPYKYLAFGNGQSNPNYNELVRMVAEDVFDGVIGDIAIVTNRTKIVDFTQPYVATGLVIVAPISNNKSSAWVFLRPFTVEMWCTTAAFFVLIGVVIWILEHRVNKDFRGPPSRQLITMFLFSFATLFKTNQEYTMSTLGRIVMMIWLFVLMVITSSYTASLTSFLTIQQLSSPITGIDGLIASRLPIGYQVGSFAESYLKDSLNIPSSRLVSLGTPEEYGRALQHGPSNGGVAAIVDELPYLELFLSKQAGFGIIGQMFTKNGWGFAFQRGSPLAVDMSTAILRLSESGKLQEIHDKWFCKLGCARQGTHQSDPNQLQLISFWGLYLLCGAFSLTAFLVFIIQMVWQFVRSKQKQRDLSSHASEPSNARCSQVIYSFFLFIDEKVCDNPEPPRQVH, encoded by the exons ATGGCTTCCGTTGTTCATActtcattcttaatttttatATGCATCATCCTTAATGGTTTTGTGCACTGTCAAAGGCCCCCAGTTGTGAACGTTGGTGTGGTGTTTACATTTGATTCTGTCATCGGTAGGGCTGCGAAAGGCGCCATGGAAGCTGCGGCTGCCGATATCAATAAGGATTCGAGCATTCTTAATGGAACCCAACTTAACTTAATAATGGCGGATGCAAAGTGCAGCGTTTTCATGGGGTCCATTGGAG TTTTTCAAGTAATTGAGAAAGGTGTGGTCGCCATTATTGGACCACAATCTTCAGGAATAGCCCATATGATCTCCTCTATTGCAAATGGACTCCAAGTGCCTCTTATCTCATTTGCTGCCACCGACCCAACCCTCTCTGCCCTTCAATTTCCCTTCTTTATCCGAAGCACACAAAGTGATTATAGCCAAATGGCGGCCATGGCTGATTTGATTTACTATTATGGGTGGAAAAGGGTTATTgctgtctatgtggatgatgaCTATGGAAGGAATGGGATATCTGCTCTAGATGATGCACTTGCTGAGAAAATGTCAAAGATTTCCTATAAAGTGGCATTTCCACCTGGTGCCAAACCTGGTCAAATCGCTGATTTGCTTAATAATTCCAAATTGGTCGGGCCACGTGTTTACGTTGTTCATGTTAGTCCTGACTCAGGTCTCACAATCTTCTCCATAGCCCAACAACTTCAAATGATGACCAGTGATTATGTGTGGTTTGCAACAGATTGGCTTTCTACTAAATTAGATTCCTTGTCATATGTGAACCAAGCATTGCTTCTTCCCCTGCAAGGGGTAGTTGGGCTCCGTCAGCATATTCCACAATCCTCACTGCAGAAGGCCTTTGTGTCTCACTGGAGAGAATTGTATCGAAAAAGTTTAGTTAGTTCTGGGTTAAATGCTTACGGCCTCTATGCTTATGATGCAGTGTGGGCTGTTGCACGTTCTATTGATGCATTCTTAAATGAAGATAGGGACATCACGTTCTCTTTTAACAAAAATTTACATGATATGAACACATCACTGCAGCTGGAAAAGCTCAAAACTTTTGATGGAGGCACCGATCTCCTTAATAAATTATTGTGGACAAACTTCACAGGTTTAACGGGTGCAGTACAATTTGATGCGGACAGGAATCTCATTGGCGGTGGTTATGAAATTATTAACGTTGACAAGGCAGCACTCCGTAGGATTGGTTACTGGTCTAATTATTCAGGTCTTTCAGTTGTAGTACCAGAGACATTAGAACAGGGACAGCATAGCTATTCCCAGTTGGATCAGAAACTCAGCAATGTCACCTGGCCTGGTCAAAAGACAGAAAATCCACGTGGGTGGGTGATTGCCGACAATGAAAGACCATTAAGAATTGGAGTCCCAAAACGAATTAGTTTTGTTGAATTTGTAGCAGAAAATAATCACAGTAATAAAATTGAAGGGTATTGTATTGACGTGTTTAATGCAGCTCGGGAACTAATCCCCTATGACATTCCTTACAAATATTTGGCTTTTGGGAATGGTCAGTCCAATCCCAATTACAATGAGCTAGTGAGGATGGTTGCTGAAGAT GTTTTTGATGGAGTCATTGGGGACATTGCTATCGTCACAAACCGGACAAAGATTGTTGATTTTACTCAGCCATATGTTGCAACAGGTCTTGTAATAGTAGCTCCTATCAGCAATAACAAATCAAGTGCTTGGGTATTCCTCAGGCCATTTACTGTGGAGATGTGGTGCACCACTGCTGCATTTTTTGTATTGATTGGAGTAGTTATTTGGATACTTGAGCATCGTGTCAACAAAGATTTCCGTGGCCCACCTAGTCGACAGCTCATAACTATGTTTCT GTTTAGCTTCGCAACACTGTTTAAGACTAATC AAGAATATACCATGAGCACGCTCGGGCGGATAGTTATGATGATATGGCTTTTTGTGCTGATGGTGATCACGTCAAGCTACACAGCAAGTTTGACTTCATTTCTTACAATCCAGCAGCTTTCATCACCTATCACAGGAATTGACGGTTTGATTGCAAGCAGATTGCCTATTGGGTATCAAGTTGGTTCATTTGCTGAGAGCTATCTGAAAGACAGTCTTAACATACCTTCATCAAGGCTGGTTTCTCTTGGCACACCAGAAGAGTATGGAAGGGCACTGCAGCATGGGCCAAGCAATGGAGGGGTGGCAGCAATTGTTGACGAGCTTCCATATTTGGAGTTGTTTCTTTCAAAACAGGCAGGCTTTGGTATCATCGGACAAATGTTTACCAAGAATGGATGGGGATTT GCTTTTCAGAGAGGCTCTCCTCTTGCTGTTGATATGTCTACGGCAATCCTTAGACTTTCCGAAAGCGGTAAACTCCAGGAGATCCATGACAAATGGTTTTGTAAGTTGGGCTGTGCCAGACAGGGAACACATCAATCCGATCCTAACCAACTCCAGCTAATCAGCTTCTGGGGTCTCTATCTTCTATGTGGGGCTTTCTCGCTTACCGCCTTTCTTGTGTTTATAATACAGATGGTTTGGCAGTTTGTTCGATCGAAGCAGAAACAGAGGGATCTTTCTTCTCATGCTTCTGAGCCATCAAATGCTCGATGTTCTCAGGTCATCTATagtttctttctcttcattgATGAGAAGGTGTGTGACAACCCTGAACCCCCCAGGCAAGTTCATTGA
- the LOC122081886 gene encoding glutamate receptor 3.4-like isoform X1, with translation MGLLQFSGSVHLLVMRLLQLLLFCLLMIMEVQSGSRKLGTSSRPRVVNVGVLFTFNSTIGKVAKPAILAAVDDINSDSSILAGTTLNILMQDTNCSGFLGTIEALQLMEKDVVAVIGPQSSGIAHVISHVVNELQVPLLSFAATDPTLAALQYPYFLRTTQSDYFQMYAIADLVEYYGWREVIAIYVDDDYGRGGISVLGDALAKKLSKISYKAAFPPGASRSTISDLLVGVNLMESRAYIVHVNPDSGLTVFSVAKSLGMMSSGYVWIATDWLPSVLDSSEPVDPDTMDLLQGVVALRHHTPDSGIRKNFISRWSDLQRKGNATSSLNSYGLYAYDSVWLVAHALEEFLSEGGNISFSNDPSLHDAKGSSLNLLGLRLFEGGQKLLQKLTVMNFTGLIGQVQFDSNKNLIQPAYDIINIAGTGSRRVGYWSNYSHLSVIAPEILYKKPPNTSTSNQQLYSIIWPGETSTTPRGWVFPNNGQPLRIGVPNRVTYKQFLAKDNNPSGVRGFCIDVFEAAVNLLHYPVPHTYILYGNGYRNPNFDELVTMVSENNFDAAVGDITIVTNRTRIVDFTQPYIESGLIVVAPVKKIKSSAWAFLKPFTFQMWCVTGAFFLFVGAVVWILEHRINAEFRGPPRQQLVTVFWFSFSTMFFSHRENTVSTLGRFVLIIWLFVVLIINSSYTASLTSILTVQQLSSQIEGIDSLISSSDPIGIQDGSFARNYLIDELNIAESRIVTLKSEENYLDALQRGPKYGGVAAIVDELPYVEVFLSDSNCKFQTVGQVFTKSGWGFAFQRDSPLAVDLSTAILTLSENGDLQRIHDKWLSRNLCSAQSSQVDSNRLSLKSFWGLFLICGTACFIALIVFFTRVFCQYRKYGPDDEVGEDDEVEGDRPNNSSRRPFRSTSFKNLIEFVDKKEEEILKKKKASFSKQQCSSQSLDGQSSSPS, from the exons ATGGGCCTCCTTCAGTTCAGTGGCTCTGTCCATCTCCTTGTGATGAGATTGCTTCAGTTGTTGCTTTTCTGTTTGTTAATGATCATGGAAGTTCAGAGCGGAAGTCGAAAATTAGGCACTTCTTCACGGCCACGCGTTGTGAATGTGGGAGTTCTGTTCACTTTCAATTCAACCATTGGAAAGGTGGCAAAGCCAGCAATTTTAGCTGCTGTTGATGATATTAATTCCGATTCGAGCATTCTTGCAGGGACAACACTGAATATCCTCATGCAGGACACAAATTGCAGTGGATTTCTTGGAACCATAGAAG CTTTGCAGCTTATGGAGAAAGATGTGGTTGCGGTAATTGGTCCCCAATCCTCAGGAATAGCTCATGTCATCTCTCATGTTGTTAATGAACTCCAAGTTCCACTTCTTTCGTTTGCAGCCACAGATCCCACTCTTGCCGCACTACAGTACCCCTACTTCCTCCGTACTACACAGAGTGACTATTTCCAGATGTATGCAATAGCAGATTTGGTTGAATATTATGGATGGAGAGAGGTCATTGCTATCTATGTGGATGATGATTATGGGAGAGGGGGGATATCTGTGTTGGGTGATGCTCTAGCAAAGAAACTTTCAAAGATATCCTACAAAGCTGCCTTTCCTCCAGGGGCCTCCAGAAGCACAATTAGTGATCTCTTAGTTGGGGTAAATCTGATGGAATCTCGTGCTTATATTGTACATGTGAATCCGGATTCTGGTCTGACAGTTTTCTCTGTTGCAAAGTCTCTCGGGATGATGAGTAGCGGCTACGTGTGGATTGCAACAGATTGGCTTCCTTCTGTTTTGGATTCATCAGAACCAGTAGACCCTGACACTATGGATCTCTTGCAAGGGGTTGTTGCCCTCCGTCATCATACACCAGATTCTGGTATCAGAAAGAATTTTATATCTCGGTGGAGTGACTTACAACGCAAAGGGAATGCTACCTCAAGCTTGAATTCGTATGGACTCTATGCTTATGATTCTGTTTGGTTAGTTGCTCATGCTCTTGAAGAGTTTCTCAGTGAGGGAGGGAatatttctttctctaatgatCCAAGCTTGCATGATGCAAAGGGAAGCTCATTGAACTTATTGGGACTCCGTTTGTTTGAAGGCGGTCAGAAGTTACTTCAGAAACTGACTGTGATGAACTTTACAGGTTTAATTGGGCAGGTTCAATTTGATTCAAACAAGAATTTGATCCAACCGGCATATGATATTATTAACATTGCTGGGACTGGGTCCCGCAGGGTTGGATATTGGTCAAATTATTCACATCTCTCAGTTATTGCTCCAGAGATCCTATATAAGAAGCCCCCAAACACTTCTACCAGTAACCAACAGCTTTACAGCATAATTTGGCCTGGAGAAACTTCGACTACGCCACGTGGGTGGGTGTTTCCCAACAATGGGCAACCTTTGAGGATTGGGGTTCCTAACCGAGTAACATACAAGCAATTTTTGGCAAAGGACAACAACCCCAGCGGGGTGAGGGGTTTCTGTATTGATGTCTTTGAAGCTGCTGTGAATTTGTTGCACTATCCTGTTCCACACACATACATATTATATGGGAATGGTTATAGGAACCCTAATTTTGATGAGCTTGTGACAATGGTCTCTGAAAAT aattttgatgcagCTGTTGGAGATATAACCATTGTTACAAATAGGACAAGAATTGTGGATTTCACTCAGCCCTACATCGAATCTGGCCTTATTGTGGTTGCTCCTGTAAAAAAGATTAAGTCCAGTGCTTGGGCTTTCCTAAAGCCATTTACATTTCAAATGTGGTGTGTCACTGGTGCTTTCTTTCTGTTTGTGGGAGCAGTTGTTTGGATTCTTGAACATCGGATAAATGCTGAATTTCGTGGTCCACCGAGGCAGCAGCTTGTAACAGTTTTTTG GTTCAGTTTCTCTACAATGTTTTTTTCCCACC GAGAGAACACTGTTAGCACCCTTGGACGTTTTGTGCTGATCATATGGCTCTTTGTAGTACTTATTATCAATTCAAGCTACACAGCTAGCTTGACATCCATTCTCACAGTGCAGCAGTTGTCATCCCAGATTGAAGGGATTGACAGCTTGATCTCTAGCTCTGACCCTATTGGCATTCAGGATGGGTCATTTGCAAGGAACTATTTGATCGATGAGCTTAACATTGCGGAATCCAGGATCGTGACCCTAAAATCTGAGGAAAATTATTTGGATGCTCTTCAGCGTGGACCCAAATATGGTGGGGTTGCTGCTATTGTTGATGAACTTCCTTATGTTGAGGTCTTCCTGTCTGACAGCAACTGCAAATTCCAGACTGTGGGGCAAGTGTTTACAAAAAGTGGTTGGGGTTTT GCATTCCAGAGGGATTCTCCTCTTGCAGTGGACTTGTCAACAGCAATCCTTACACTCTCAGAGAACGGTGACCTCCAAAGGATCCATGATAAATGGTTGTCCCGTAACCTCTGCTCTGCACAAAGCAGCCAAGTTGATTCGAACCGTCTCTCTCTCAAGAGTTTCTGGGGCCTCTTCCTGATTTGTGGCACTGCATGCTTCATTgctcttattgtattttttacaCGTGTCTTTTGTCAGTATCGGAAGTATGGTCCAGATGATGAGGTAGGGGaggatgatgaagttgaaggaGACAGACCCAATAATAGTTCTCGGCGCCCTTTCCGCTCGACCAGCTTCAAGAACTTAATTGAGTTTGTTgataagaaagaagaggagatcctgaagaagaagaaagccagTTTTAGCAAACAACAATGTTCTAGTCAAAGCTTAGATGGACAGTCCAGTTCACCTTCTTGA